Proteins from a single region of Paenibacillus sp. BIHB 4019:
- a CDS encoding methionine ABC transporter permease encodes MRDDLFELLWEGLLETLYMVAWSSVFALIIGILLGITLVVSEKGGILEAPIINKMIGTAINGVRSLPFIILIVLLLPLSRLIVGTSLGPTAAIVALSIGASPFLGRIIENSLKEVSAGKIEAAKAMGATPLTIIFRVLIPEALPALVRGITIAVIAITEFTAVAGAIGAGGLGSLAIRFGYQRFREDILIATVIVIILLVQAIQLSGDSVAKAILKKRHLG; translated from the coding sequence ATGAGAGATGATCTGTTCGAGCTGCTATGGGAGGGACTGCTGGAGACGCTGTATATGGTTGCTTGGTCGTCGGTATTCGCTTTAATCATTGGCATTTTGCTAGGCATTACGCTAGTCGTCAGCGAGAAGGGCGGCATTTTGGAGGCGCCGATTATCAACAAAATGATTGGGACGGCGATTAATGGCGTGCGCTCGCTGCCCTTTATTATTTTAATCGTGCTGCTGCTGCCGTTGTCCCGGCTAATTGTAGGCACCTCGCTTGGCCCGACAGCAGCCATCGTCGCTTTATCGATTGGGGCCTCGCCGTTTCTGGGCCGCATTATTGAAAACTCCTTAAAGGAGGTGAGCGCGGGCAAAATAGAAGCGGCCAAAGCGATGGGAGCGACGCCGCTAACCATCATATTCCGCGTGCTGATTCCCGAAGCGCTTCCGGCCCTTGTTCGGGGGATAACCATCGCCGTCATTGCGATTACGGAATTTACAGCGGTAGCAGGAGCGATTGGCGCAGGGGGACTTGGCAGTCTGGCGATCCGCTTCGGCTATCAACGGTTCCGCGAAGATATTTTAATTGCTACTGTTATCGTCATTATTTTATTAGTGCAGGCAATTCAGCTGTCAGGCGATAGCGTAGCTAAAGCGATTTTGAAAAAGCGTCATCTAGGGTAG
- a CDS encoding ATP-binding cassette domain-containing protein, which translates to MIVIKDLHKTYTSGSSTITALNDINLTIDKGDIFGIIGFSGAGKSSLIRCLNRLEEPDSGSIEVGGKVLTDLSGKELRLARRKIGMIFQQFNLLDSQNVFQNVAFPLQVAGYPKPFIQERVREMLELVGLTDKEHMYPSQLSGGQKQRVGIARALVNEPDVLLSDEATSALDPQTTYSILELLQDINRKLKLTIVLITHELDVLQHICRHMAVIEHGTIVETGTVDKLFMNPVSYTARRFVSIIDYYRDKRSIMEGLGAGI; encoded by the coding sequence ATGATCGTCATAAAGGATTTGCACAAAACCTATACAAGCGGAAGCAGCACGATTACCGCCTTGAATGACATTAACCTGACGATTGATAAGGGGGATATATTCGGCATTATCGGCTTTAGCGGGGCAGGCAAATCATCATTGATCCGCTGTCTGAACCGGCTCGAGGAGCCTGATTCGGGCTCGATCGAAGTTGGCGGCAAGGTGCTGACGGATCTGTCTGGCAAGGAGCTGCGGCTGGCCAGGCGGAAGATTGGAATGATTTTTCAACAGTTTAATTTGCTGGATTCACAAAATGTGTTTCAAAATGTCGCGTTTCCGCTTCAAGTGGCTGGTTATCCAAAGCCGTTCATTCAAGAGCGCGTGCGGGAGATGCTGGAGCTGGTCGGGCTGACCGACAAGGAGCATATGTATCCGTCCCAGCTCAGCGGCGGCCAGAAGCAGCGGGTGGGCATTGCCCGGGCGCTTGTGAATGAGCCGGATGTGCTGCTCAGCGATGAGGCGACCTCGGCGCTCGATCCGCAGACGACCTACTCCATTTTGGAGCTGCTCCAGGATATTAACCGCAAGCTGAAGCTGACTATCGTCTTAATTACACATGAGCTGGATGTGCTTCAGCATATTTGCCGCCATATGGCGGTCATTGAGCATGGCACTATCGTCGAGACAGGGACGGTCGACAAGCTGTTTATGAACCCCGTCAGCTACACCGCCCGGCGGTTCGTCAGCATCATCGATTATTACCGAGACAAACGGTCGATCATGGAGGGGCTGGGAGCTGGAATATGA
- a CDS encoding MetQ/NlpA family ABC transporter substrate-binding protein gives MKTTKWTFISALILIFSLIVSGCGTAANNAPASSPEASAAASPAEQTQSPEASASAAPQEAVTLKVGAAPVPHAEILEFVKPLLKEQGVNLEIVVLDDEGQLNPALFEKQIDANYFQHVPYLDSIKGEKGYDFAVTAKVHVEPIGFYSEKLKAKDDIADGATIAIPNNPSNEYRALVLLEQQGLIKLKEGLENTYEATPKDIVDNPKNLKFEEVDSATLPRVLPDVDGAIINTNLVLEAGIDPNTALFREDADSPYANIIVVRSGDENREEIKKLDAALVSPEVKKFIQDKYGVAVVPAF, from the coding sequence ATGAAAACAACGAAATGGACCTTTATATCCGCCCTTATTCTTATATTTAGCCTTATCGTCTCAGGCTGCGGCACCGCAGCCAATAATGCCCCGGCAAGCTCGCCGGAAGCGAGCGCAGCTGCTAGCCCTGCCGAGCAAACCCAGTCGCCGGAAGCTTCCGCTTCGGCAGCCCCGCAAGAGGCAGTGACGCTTAAAGTAGGCGCTGCTCCAGTGCCGCATGCTGAAATTTTGGAGTTCGTTAAGCCGCTGCTTAAGGAGCAGGGCGTTAATTTGGAAATCGTTGTGCTTGATGATGAAGGCCAGCTCAATCCTGCGCTATTTGAGAAGCAGATTGATGCAAACTACTTCCAGCACGTTCCGTATCTGGACTCGATTAAAGGGGAGAAGGGGTATGATTTTGCCGTAACCGCGAAGGTGCATGTCGAGCCGATTGGCTTTTATTCCGAGAAGCTGAAAGCGAAGGATGACATTGCGGATGGCGCAACGATTGCGATTCCGAACAACCCGTCGAATGAATACAGGGCGCTGGTGCTGCTTGAGCAGCAGGGGCTGATCAAGCTGAAGGAAGGCTTGGAAAATACGTACGAGGCAACGCCGAAGGACATCGTAGACAATCCTAAAAATCTTAAGTTTGAGGAAGTAGATTCGGCAACTTTGCCAAGGGTATTGCCTGACGTAGATGGCGCCATTATCAACACGAACCTGGTTTTGGAGGCGGGCATCGATCCGAACACTGCGCTGTTCCGCGAGGATGCAGACTCGCCTTACGCGAACATTATCGTCGTCCGCAGCGGGGATGAGAACCGCGAAGAAATCAAGAAGCTGGATGCGGCGCTCGTATCGCCCGAGGTGAAAAAGTTCATTCAGGACAAATACGGCGTGGCGGTTGTGCCAGCTTTTTAA
- a CDS encoding sensor histidine kinase, whose amino-acid sequence MQKWHHIFHKNTGISPYVWVVFYILPFYFIFRNSSPYQATSGIVMIILFFICYMLSFVSKGWQVYFWTSIQIIISIAMTLMFGYVYFSIFLAYFIGNIQNRIGFFTLYSIHIVTTFLSINFGLAVQNPVFLAQFPFVLISLIGVILLPVNTYNRNKRDKLEGELEHANKRISELVKLEERQRIARDLHDTIGQKLSLIGLKSDLAGKLMHKNPAKAQEEIDDVRQTARTALKEVRELVTEMRGTRLEDELFRVKQILKAADIQLLVEGDPAHTDTSLLAENVVSMCLKEAITNIVKHSSATKCLVEIEPTRTELIVRVQDNGTGIATGGKESRSYYRGNGLRGMKERLEFINGSLDIICGDGTMLVIKAPNVVQKPEKEPTL is encoded by the coding sequence ATGCAAAAATGGCATCATATTTTTCATAAAAATACGGGAATCAGCCCTTACGTTTGGGTCGTTTTCTACATCCTGCCCTTCTACTTTATTTTCCGCAATTCATCGCCCTACCAAGCGACGTCCGGCATTGTGATGATCATTTTATTTTTCATCTGTTATATGCTCTCCTTCGTATCCAAGGGCTGGCAGGTTTATTTCTGGACCAGCATCCAAATTATTATTTCCATTGCGATGACGCTCATGTTCGGTTATGTGTATTTCTCGATTTTTCTCGCTTATTTTATCGGCAATATCCAGAACCGCATCGGCTTCTTTACGCTGTATTCCATTCATATCGTCACGACCTTCCTGAGCATCAACTTTGGGCTGGCTGTGCAAAATCCGGTCTTTCTCGCGCAGTTCCCCTTCGTGCTCATTAGCTTGATCGGCGTCATTCTGCTTCCGGTCAATACGTACAACCGCAACAAGCGGGACAAGCTCGAAGGGGAGCTTGAGCATGCCAACAAGCGGATTTCAGAGCTCGTCAAGCTGGAGGAACGGCAGCGGATCGCCCGCGACCTGCATGATACGATTGGACAGAAGCTGTCGCTTATCGGGCTGAAAAGCGATCTGGCGGGCAAGCTGATGCACAAAAACCCGGCCAAGGCGCAGGAGGAAATCGATGATGTGCGCCAAACGGCGCGCACCGCTCTCAAGGAAGTGCGGGAGCTTGTCACTGAAATGCGTGGAACACGGCTTGAGGATGAGCTTTTTCGGGTAAAGCAAATTTTGAAGGCTGCCGATATTCAGCTTCTGGTAGAAGGCGATCCGGCGCATACCGACACTTCACTGCTTGCCGAAAATGTCGTCAGCATGTGCCTCAAGGAAGCTATTACGAATATCGTCAAGCATAGCTCCGCCACCAAGTGCCTGGTCGAGATTGAACCGACCCGCACAGAGCTTATTGTCCGCGTCCAGGATAATGGCACGGGCATTGCTACAGGCGGCAAGGAGTCGCGCAGCTATTACCGGGGAAATGGCCTTAGAGGCATGAAGGAAAGACTGGAGTTTATTAATGGCAGTCTGGACATTATTTGCGGAGACGGCACGATGCTCGTCATTAAAGCGCCCAATGTCGTCCAGAAGCCGGAAAAGGAGCCCACGCTATGA
- a CDS encoding response regulator transcription factor, translating into MIRIVIAEDQRMLLGALASLLDLEDDMTVVGKAGNGEEAITLVQLHKPDICIMDIEMPVKNGLEAAEEIRQLGCKVIILTTFARSGYFDRALKAGVCGYLLKDSPSEELASSIRSVMTGRRIYAPELVDDAYGQENPLTEREKEVLGLIADGKNTKEIADQLYLTNGTVRNYISVILDKLGVSNRIEAITRFKEKGWFK; encoded by the coding sequence ATGATAAGAATTGTTATCGCCGAAGACCAGCGAATGCTGCTGGGGGCGCTTGCTTCCCTGCTTGATCTGGAGGATGATATGACCGTAGTTGGCAAAGCTGGCAACGGCGAAGAAGCGATCACGCTCGTCCAGCTTCACAAGCCGGACATTTGCATTATGGACATTGAAATGCCGGTCAAGAACGGGCTGGAGGCAGCGGAAGAAATCCGCCAGCTAGGCTGCAAGGTCATCATTTTGACCACCTTCGCCAGAAGCGGTTATTTCGACCGTGCGCTCAAGGCCGGCGTGTGCGGCTATTTGCTCAAGGACAGCCCTAGCGAGGAGCTGGCGAGCTCCATACGCAGCGTCATGACAGGCCGCCGCATTTATGCGCCCGAACTGGTGGACGACGCCTACGGGCAGGAGAACCCGCTCACCGAACGCGAGAAGGAAGTTCTCGGCCTCATCGCCGACGGCAAAAATACGAAGGAAATCGCCGACCAGCTCTATTTGACCAATGGCACCGTGCGCAATTATATTTCGGTCATTTTGGATAAGCTGGGCGTGAGCAATCGTATTGAGGCGATTACCCGTTTTAAGGAGAAGGGCTGGTTTAAATAA